From Candidatus Binataceae bacterium, one genomic window encodes:
- a CDS encoding cyclopropane-fatty-acyl-phospholipid synthase family protein, with amino-acid sequence MERPGSIVDAGIGASRQRRPAILEGLARRALLSKLALTRNDRVTIEDGGDRIAFGEPDETADLRATIHVMDRRFYADVAFGGTLGSGESYIAGTWTCDDLTALIRIALRNAHVMSGVDNWFARFLAPVMRLIHYLNRNTAEGSRRNIAAHYDLGNEFFELVLDPTMMYSCAIFERPGATLEEASTAKIDRICRQLDLRSHDHVVEIGTGWGGFAIHAARNYGCRVTTTTISQAQHDYAVRRIRDAGLDGRITVLLKDYRELDGQFDKAVSIEMIEAVGHHFLDAYFKKCGELLKPDGMMLLQAIVIADQRYQGALRTIDFIKRYIFPGSFIPSVTAMMDSVTRSSDMRLFHLEDLTPNYAETLRQWRLRTLANADRVRALGYPEEFLRMWEYYLCYCEGGFLERNIGDVQMLLVKPSCRRAPIAPLL; translated from the coding sequence GTGGAGCGGCCTGGGTCGATCGTTGATGCGGGGATTGGAGCGTCGCGTCAGCGGCGGCCGGCCATTCTGGAAGGCCTCGCGCGGCGGGCGCTGCTAAGCAAGCTCGCGCTCACCAGGAATGATCGAGTTACGATCGAAGACGGCGGCGACCGAATCGCTTTCGGCGAGCCAGATGAGACCGCCGATCTGCGTGCAACAATCCACGTCATGGATCGCCGTTTCTACGCGGACGTCGCTTTCGGCGGCACGCTCGGCAGCGGCGAGTCTTATATCGCCGGCACCTGGACCTGCGATGACCTGACGGCGCTGATTCGAATCGCGCTGCGCAACGCGCACGTGATGAGCGGCGTTGACAACTGGTTTGCTCGATTCCTGGCCCCGGTCATGCGGCTCATCCACTATCTCAATCGCAACACTGCCGAAGGCAGCCGCCGCAATATCGCCGCGCACTACGACCTTGGCAACGAGTTCTTCGAGCTGGTGCTCGATCCCACGATGATGTACTCGTGCGCGATCTTCGAGCGCCCCGGCGCCACGCTCGAGGAAGCATCGACCGCGAAGATCGATCGTATCTGCCGCCAGCTCGACCTGCGCTCGCACGATCACGTGGTTGAGATCGGCACTGGATGGGGCGGCTTCGCGATTCATGCGGCGCGCAACTATGGATGCCGTGTCACCACCACGACGATCTCGCAGGCGCAACACGACTACGCCGTGCGCCGCATCAGGGACGCGGGCCTCGACGGCCGCATCACGGTCCTGCTCAAGGATTATCGTGAGCTCGACGGCCAATTCGACAAGGCCGTGTCGATCGAGATGATCGAGGCCGTCGGCCATCACTTCCTCGACGCCTATTTCAAAAAGTGCGGCGAGCTGCTCAAGCCCGACGGCATGATGCTCCTGCAGGCGATCGTGATTGCGGATCAGCGCTACCAGGGCGCGCTCCGCACAATCGATTTCATCAAGCGCTACATCTTCCCGGGCAGCTTCATCCCATCGGTCACGGCGATGATGGATTCGGTTACGCGCAGCAGCGATATGCGGCTCTTCCATCTCGAAGACCTCACACCCAATTATGCCGAGACGCTGCGGCAGTGGCGCTTGCGTACCCTGGCCAACGCCGATCGCGTGCGCGCGCTCGGCTATCCCGAGGAATTCCTGCGCATGTGGGAATACTACCTGTGCTACTGCGAAGGCGGCTTCCTCGAACGGAACATCGGCGACGTCCAGATGCTGCTGGTCAAGCCAAGCTGCCGCCGCGCCCCGATCGCCCCGCTTCTCTGA
- a CDS encoding anaerobic glycerol-3-phosphate dehydrogenase subunit C gives MSRIESKPTDGLTYNLNDPEYWNRAGLDKELMRGFDICQGCRLCFNLCPSFPALFEAADRNEQDVRGLTEAERERVVDLCYECKLCEVKCPYTPRDGHEFQLDFPALLMRAKAVRARERGVGMREKALGNPDLLGKVGSMTPRVANWGCRQKFQRVVMEKLLGIHRDKKLPDFAAETFDKWLARNPLPQAPAEPSAKVVLFPTCFVNYYNPGPGKAAVKVLAKNGCDIKCPKQNCCGMPALDGGDVEFARKQARANIDSMLPLVRQGYKIAAINPTCSMTMRKIYPNLLPGDDVKEYAAAIIDTHELLYQVRRDGKFSKDFKSTPVSIAYHVPCHLKAQGIGFRSRDLMRQIPGVQIATVDACTAHDGTWAMKKEFFELSMKWGEKAFSGMRDADAKIMATDCPLAAVQIEQATGVRPIHPVEVLARAYDENGFPDRVPPPASPEERSA, from the coding sequence ATGAGTCGTATCGAATCAAAACCGACTGACGGTCTTACCTACAATCTGAATGACCCGGAATACTGGAATCGTGCGGGCCTCGACAAGGAGCTCATGCGCGGCTTCGACATCTGCCAGGGATGCCGCCTGTGCTTCAACCTGTGCCCCTCGTTCCCGGCGCTGTTCGAGGCCGCCGATCGCAACGAGCAGGACGTGCGCGGGCTGACCGAGGCCGAGCGCGAGCGCGTCGTCGATCTTTGCTACGAGTGCAAGCTGTGCGAGGTGAAGTGTCCCTACACTCCGCGCGACGGCCACGAATTCCAGCTCGATTTTCCGGCGCTCCTGATGCGCGCCAAGGCCGTGCGCGCCAGAGAGCGCGGCGTCGGCATGCGCGAGAAGGCGCTCGGCAATCCCGATTTGCTGGGCAAGGTCGGCAGCATGACGCCCCGCGTTGCGAACTGGGGATGCCGGCAGAAGTTTCAGCGCGTGGTGATGGAGAAGCTGCTTGGAATCCATCGCGACAAGAAACTGCCCGATTTCGCGGCCGAGACCTTCGACAAGTGGCTCGCGCGCAATCCTCTTCCGCAGGCGCCCGCTGAGCCTTCGGCGAAGGTCGTGCTTTTTCCGACCTGCTTCGTGAACTACTACAACCCCGGACCCGGCAAGGCCGCGGTCAAGGTGCTCGCGAAAAACGGATGCGACATCAAATGCCCGAAGCAGAACTGCTGCGGGATGCCGGCGCTCGACGGCGGCGACGTGGAGTTCGCGCGCAAGCAGGCGCGCGCCAATATCGATTCGATGCTGCCGTTGGTGCGGCAGGGCTACAAGATCGCCGCGATCAATCCGACCTGCTCGATGACGATGCGCAAGATTTATCCGAACCTGCTGCCGGGCGACGACGTCAAGGAATACGCCGCGGCGATCATCGACACGCACGAGCTGCTCTACCAGGTGCGGCGAGACGGCAAGTTCAGCAAGGACTTTAAGAGCACGCCGGTTAGTATCGCGTACCACGTCCCATGTCATCTGAAGGCGCAGGGCATCGGCTTTCGCTCGCGCGACCTGATGCGCCAGATTCCGGGCGTCCAAATCGCGACGGTCGATGCGTGCACGGCGCACGACGGCACCTGGGCGATGAAGAAGGAGTTCTTCGAGCTCTCGATGAAGTGGGGCGAGAAGGCATTCTCCGGCATGCGCGACGCCGACGCGAAAATCATGGCGACCGATTGTCCGCTCGCCGCGGTGCAGATCGAGCAGGCGACGGGAGTGCGGCCGATTCATCCGGTCGAAGTGCTCGCGCGAGCCTATGACGAGAATGGCTTTCCCGATCGCGTGCCGCCGCCGGCGTCGCCCGAGGAGCGATCAGCATGA
- a CDS encoding patatin-like phospholipase family protein, with protein MAKRALVLGGGGPVGIAWEAGLLAGLAEGGVDLSDADFIVGTSAGSFVGAQIAMGKAPGALAAPILAESAPAPESRPSSDRPAGPPPDLTMLITKMAEAASGKRPAREVRAEIGKWALEAKTMSEEAFIAGFGRSFNELPDDTWPERNYACTAVDALTGEFVVWNKEAGAGIKRAVASSCSVPGVFPPITIKGRRYIDGGMRSATNADLAKGYDVAIVVAVTGAATDKISEQFRKQLDKEIAVARESGTKVELIVPDAASLQAFGINLMDPRKRPGAAKAGLAQGNAQASSLRAAWKA; from the coding sequence ATGGCGAAGCGAGCGTTAGTGCTTGGTGGCGGCGGCCCGGTCGGGATCGCGTGGGAAGCGGGATTGCTGGCGGGATTGGCCGAGGGCGGCGTCGATCTTTCGGATGCCGACTTTATCGTCGGCACATCGGCGGGATCGTTTGTCGGCGCGCAGATCGCGATGGGCAAGGCGCCTGGCGCGCTTGCCGCGCCGATCCTCGCCGAGAGCGCGCCTGCGCCCGAATCACGCCCGTCGTCGGACCGGCCTGCGGGACCTCCGCCTGATTTGACGATGCTCATCACCAAGATGGCTGAGGCCGCGTCGGGCAAGCGTCCCGCGCGCGAGGTGCGCGCCGAGATAGGCAAGTGGGCGCTCGAAGCGAAGACCATGAGCGAAGAGGCGTTCATCGCGGGCTTCGGCCGCTCATTCAACGAGCTGCCCGACGATACGTGGCCCGAGCGCAACTATGCGTGCACCGCCGTCGATGCGCTCACGGGCGAATTCGTCGTGTGGAACAAGGAAGCAGGCGCGGGTATCAAGCGTGCGGTCGCGTCGAGCTGCAGCGTGCCGGGAGTGTTTCCGCCGATTACGATCAAGGGCCGCAGATATATCGACGGCGGGATGCGCTCGGCGACCAATGCCGACCTCGCCAAGGGCTACGATGTGGCGATCGTCGTCGCCGTAACGGGCGCGGCAACTGACAAAATAAGCGAGCAGTTCCGCAAGCAGCTCGACAAGGAAATCGCCGTCGCGCGCGAGAGTGGAACGAAAGTCGAGCTGATCGTTCCCGATGCAGCAAGCCTTCAGGCGTTCGGCATCAACCTGATGGATCCGAGAAAGCGCCCCGGCGCAGCGAAGGCCGGCCTCGCGCAAGGCAACGCGCAGGCATCGTCGCTACGCGCGGCGTGGAAGGCATAA
- a CDS encoding ion channel, with translation MSTKALLPRRSDLYYYLQTASWPMLLLIIAVVFFAVNALFALGYYFDGGIENVHTGSYADMFFFSVQTMATIGYGKMEPYTLTSNILVSIQALVGLLALAMMTGLVFTKFSRPTARVRFSRNAVVSVRNGVQSMMFRMANLRGNRIVEAEIHVLLAWDDKTLEGERVRAFRDLETTRRRSAFFALTWTAVHPIDAASPLLGAEMDALAMRNAEIVVSIVGLDETLSQTVHARHSYRAEDIAWGARFADVLTIFPDGSREIDFTHFDEVEMLEQQQAAAAG, from the coding sequence GTGAGCACCAAAGCCCTGCTACCAAGGCGCTCTGACCTCTACTACTACCTGCAGACCGCGTCGTGGCCGATGCTCCTGCTGATCATCGCGGTGGTCTTTTTCGCCGTCAACGCGCTCTTTGCGCTGGGCTATTACTTCGACGGCGGCATCGAGAATGTTCACACCGGCTCCTACGCCGACATGTTCTTTTTCAGCGTCCAGACGATGGCGACGATCGGGTACGGCAAGATGGAGCCGTACACGCTCACGTCGAACATCCTGGTGTCGATCCAGGCTCTGGTCGGATTGCTTGCGCTCGCGATGATGACCGGCCTCGTATTCACGAAGTTCTCGCGGCCCACGGCCCGCGTACGATTCTCGCGCAATGCCGTCGTGTCGGTGCGCAACGGTGTGCAGTCGATGATGTTCCGCATGGCCAACTTGCGCGGCAATCGGATCGTCGAAGCGGAGATTCACGTCCTGCTCGCATGGGACGATAAGACGCTCGAGGGCGAGCGCGTGCGTGCGTTTCGCGATCTCGAGACCACCCGCAGGCGCAGCGCGTTCTTCGCGCTGACGTGGACCGCGGTCCATCCCATAGACGCGGCGAGTCCACTGCTTGGCGCCGAGATGGACGCGCTCGCGATGCGCAATGCCGAGATCGTCGTCTCGATAGTCGGCCTCGACGAGACGCTGTCGCAGACGGTCCACGCGCGGCATTCATACCGCGCCGAGGACATCGCATGGGGCGCGCGCTTCGCCGATGTGCTGACAATTTTTCCCGACGGTTCGCGCGAAATCGATTTCACGCATTTCGACGAAGTCGAGATGCTCGAGCAGCAGCAAGCTGCGGCTGCGGGTTAG
- a CDS encoding ABC transporter permease, giving the protein MVPLRYNVRSILERRTTSLMTVLGVGLVAMMFVLLFGFIGGLKQTLINTGGPQNWIVMSRGVTNENMSNVTHEQVEILRARPEVLTASGVGLVSPEIVGGVSIGRDKRVKQFVTLRGVDPIAFQTHRNMKLVAGRWPIRGQGEWVIGKAVAARAPYMTIGSKFHFGRRNWTIVGIFSDANSSRESEVWTDFNDLKTDAKARTMDTNAVHVILKPGMEDAFNATLKNDGRLSLQAMTEKQYYALQARLVDQLQALGLIVVLALALGATFGGMNTMYSAVARRQREIGVMRVLGFSRFAILLSFVLESAFIAFIGGCVGLMLAVALAQTTGLDNRLLSVGSTFFTYRLDAAAVTSAIIVATIIGVAGGLMPAWRASRVRIIESLREA; this is encoded by the coding sequence ATGGTTCCGCTTCGCTACAATGTCCGCAGCATCCTCGAGCGCCGCACCACCTCGCTCATGACAGTGCTCGGCGTCGGTCTCGTCGCGATGATGTTCGTGCTGCTGTTCGGCTTTATCGGCGGCCTCAAGCAGACGCTGATCAACACCGGCGGTCCTCAGAACTGGATCGTGATGAGCCGCGGTGTCACCAACGAGAACATGAGCAACGTCACGCACGAGCAGGTCGAGATCCTGCGTGCGCGCCCTGAAGTGCTGACGGCATCGGGTGTCGGACTCGTCTCGCCTGAAATCGTCGGCGGCGTGAGCATCGGGCGCGACAAGCGCGTCAAGCAATTTGTCACGCTGCGCGGCGTCGATCCGATCGCCTTCCAGACCCATCGCAATATGAAGCTCGTCGCCGGCCGTTGGCCGATTCGCGGTCAGGGCGAATGGGTAATTGGCAAGGCGGTCGCGGCGCGCGCGCCGTACATGACGATCGGATCGAAGTTCCATTTCGGCCGCCGCAACTGGACCATCGTCGGCATCTTCTCCGACGCGAACAGCTCGCGCGAATCGGAAGTTTGGACTGACTTCAACGATCTCAAGACCGACGCGAAGGCGCGCACGATGGATACCAACGCCGTCCACGTCATCCTCAAACCCGGGATGGAAGACGCGTTCAACGCGACGCTCAAGAACGACGGGCGCCTCAGCCTGCAGGCGATGACCGAGAAGCAGTACTACGCCTTGCAGGCCAGGCTCGTCGATCAGTTGCAGGCGCTCGGACTGATCGTGGTCCTGGCGCTCGCGCTCGGCGCCACCTTCGGCGGCATGAACACGATGTACTCGGCGGTCGCGCGGCGCCAGCGCGAGATCGGCGTGATGCGCGTGCTCGGCTTCTCGCGCTTCGCGATCCTGCTGAGCTTCGTGCTCGAGAGCGCTTTCATCGCCTTCATCGGTGGATGCGTCGGGCTCATGCTTGCAGTCGCGCTGGCGCAGACCACGGGACTCGACAATCGCCTGCTGAGCGTGGGCTCGACCTTCTTCACTTATCGGCTCGATGCGGCGGCAGTTACGTCGGCGATCATCGTCGCGACGATCATCGGCGTGGCCGGCGGCCTGATGCCGGCGTGGCGCGCCTCGCGCGTGCGCATCATCGAGTCGCTCAGGGAGGCATGA
- a CDS encoding DUF3501 family protein encodes MKPISFDEILSAENYDRVRDLIRPLVIQEKNRRRLIVGSHITLLFENRQTAWYQIEEMVRTEKLAAREAIQHEIETYNELVPQGGELVATMLIEYSEVRERDAALRRLVGLERHMWLVVDAKRLAVKFDDRQMSDERVSSVQFVRFPLDGTSAEQFHTLAQAGKVRIEVDHPNLAAEAPIAGALADALSEDLR; translated from the coding sequence ATGAAACCGATTTCATTCGACGAGATTCTTTCAGCCGAAAATTATGATCGCGTGCGCGATCTGATTCGCCCGCTTGTCATCCAGGAAAAGAACCGGCGCCGTCTCATCGTCGGCTCGCATATCACGCTGCTTTTCGAAAATCGGCAAACGGCGTGGTACCAAATCGAAGAGATGGTGCGCACCGAGAAGCTCGCGGCGCGCGAGGCGATTCAGCACGAGATCGAGACCTACAACGAGCTGGTGCCGCAGGGCGGCGAGCTGGTCGCGACCATGCTCATCGAATACTCGGAAGTGCGCGAGCGCGACGCGGCGCTGCGGCGGCTGGTCGGCCTCGAAAGGCACATGTGGCTCGTGGTTGATGCCAAGCGTCTTGCGGTCAAGTTCGACGATCGCCAGATGTCAGACGAGCGCGTGAGCTCAGTGCAGTTCGTGCGCTTTCCATTGGACGGTACGAGCGCCGAGCAATTTCATACGCTGGCGCAGGCGGGTAAGGTCAGGATCGAAGTCGATCATCCAAACCTGGCCGCCGAGGCGCCGATCGCAGGCGCGCTCGCAGACGCGCTCAGCGAAGATCTGCGCTGA
- a CDS encoding transcriptional repressor yields MELNWVNEGRRAGYAAERLAEFAERCRQGGLAVTPQRLAIIRALLASAEHPRADSIYAEVRKEHPYISLATVHRTLETLCEIGEARKVTMLHDSARYDGNIMPHHHVVCIKCRRIRDIEIPELDDLLKGRSELGEFKLLGSSLEIHALCEDCAPQKTKRRAKSASG; encoded by the coding sequence ATGGAACTAAACTGGGTTAATGAAGGGCGCCGCGCCGGATATGCTGCCGAACGGCTGGCCGAATTCGCCGAGCGATGCCGCCAGGGCGGACTGGCGGTCACCCCGCAGCGCCTTGCGATAATTCGCGCACTGTTGGCCTCTGCCGAGCATCCCCGCGCCGATTCGATCTACGCCGAGGTGCGCAAGGAGCATCCGTACATTTCGCTGGCGACCGTGCATCGCACGCTCGAGACTCTGTGCGAGATCGGCGAGGCGCGCAAAGTGACGATGCTGCACGACAGCGCGCGCTACGACGGCAACATCATGCCGCATCATCACGTGGTATGCATCAAATGCCGTCGCATCCGCGACATCGAAATTCCCGAGCTCGACGATTTGCTCAAGGGGCGCTCGGAGTTGGGCGAATTCAAGCTGCTCGGCTCGTCGCTCGAAATCCACGCGCTGTGCGAGGACTGCGCACCGCAAAAGACCAAACGCCGCGCCAAAAGCGCGAGCGGCTGA
- the tenA gene encoding thiaminase II, whose protein sequence is MSNGNFAAELRASAAPIWEKEYAHPFVQGIGDGTLAPERFRFYLAQDYVFLIEYCRVFALAAAKARDLETIALFGNLLNSTVSVEMQLHRDYCAQFGIVSAELEQTTAAPITHGYTRHLLTAAYEGSITDIVAAVLPCQLGYAEIATRLLREGKTGADTMYAEWVKMYSSREFVEGADTIVRLLNDLTRGLPARERGPLEQLFLTSSRYEYLFWEMSWQRAGWPI, encoded by the coding sequence ATGAGCAACGGAAACTTCGCGGCGGAGCTGCGCGCCAGCGCCGCGCCGATCTGGGAGAAGGAGTACGCGCATCCGTTTGTGCAAGGCATCGGCGACGGCACCCTCGCGCCGGAACGCTTTCGTTTCTATCTCGCCCAGGACTACGTCTTTCTGATCGAGTATTGCCGGGTTTTCGCTCTAGCCGCGGCCAAGGCGCGCGATCTCGAGACGATCGCGCTCTTCGGCAACCTGCTGAACTCGACAGTCAGCGTCGAAATGCAGTTGCATCGAGATTACTGCGCGCAATTCGGTATCGTGTCTGCCGAGCTCGAACAAACAACCGCAGCCCCCATCACGCACGGCTACACCAGGCATCTGCTGACGGCCGCATACGAAGGCTCAATCACCGATATTGTTGCCGCGGTGCTGCCCTGTCAGCTCGGCTACGCTGAAATCGCGACGCGTCTGCTACGCGAGGGCAAGACCGGCGCGGACACGATGTACGCCGAGTGGGTAAAGATGTACTCGTCGCGCGAATTCGTCGAAGGCGCCGACACGATCGTGCGCCTGCTCAACGATCTGACGCGCGGCCTGCCCGCTCGCGAGCGCGGTCCGCTCGAACAACTGTTCCTGACGAGTAGCCGCTACGAGTACCTGTTCTGGGAGATGTCCTGGCAACGCGCTGGGTGGCCGATTTAG
- a CDS encoding acyl-CoA desaturase: protein MPESTFKRVLVALARWIDSYAGGEPKANAPQETDWLRVVPFAAVHLMCLAVIWVGWSPIAVAVAIAMYFIRMFAITGFYHRYFSHRSFKTSRAAQFIFAVMGNSSVQRGPLWWASHHRLHHQHSDQPADVHSPIQHGFIWSHIGWITSDTNFLTRTRVVRDLAKYPELVFMDRFDIIVPTVLGFAMYGFGAMLAHYFPGLHTSGGQMLIWGFFISTVVLAHGTFTINSLAHVFGRRRYVTGDDSRNSFALAMITMGEGWHNNHHHYPASTRQGFYWWEVDVTYYILKVMSWLGIVWDLRPVPQHLLDEGRIVRPERALTTAKITTVIREAIPQPPVADEGASG, encoded by the coding sequence ATGCCTGAGAGTACGTTTAAGCGGGTGTTAGTCGCACTCGCGAGGTGGATAGACTCATACGCGGGGGGCGAACCGAAAGCGAATGCACCTCAGGAGACCGATTGGCTGCGGGTAGTACCGTTCGCCGCGGTGCACCTGATGTGCCTCGCCGTGATCTGGGTCGGCTGGAGTCCGATCGCGGTCGCGGTTGCGATTGCGATGTACTTCATCCGGATGTTCGCGATCACCGGATTCTACCATCGCTATTTTTCGCATCGCAGCTTCAAGACCTCGCGCGCAGCCCAGTTTATCTTCGCGGTGATGGGCAACTCGTCAGTGCAGCGTGGTCCATTGTGGTGGGCGTCGCATCATCGCTTGCACCATCAGCACTCCGACCAACCGGCGGACGTGCACTCGCCGATTCAGCACGGATTCATCTGGAGTCACATCGGCTGGATCACTTCGGACACCAACTTCCTGACGCGGACCCGCGTGGTGCGCGATCTCGCGAAGTATCCCGAGCTGGTGTTCATGGACCGCTTCGACATTATCGTGCCGACGGTGCTGGGCTTTGCGATGTATGGCTTTGGCGCGATGCTCGCGCATTACTTTCCGGGACTTCATACCAGCGGCGGGCAGATGCTGATATGGGGATTCTTCATCTCGACGGTGGTGCTGGCGCACGGCACTTTCACGATCAATTCTCTCGCGCACGTCTTTGGCCGGCGCCGCTATGTCACTGGCGATGACAGCCGAAACAGCTTTGCGCTCGCGATGATCACGATGGGTGAGGGATGGCACAACAACCATCACCATTACCCGGCATCGACGCGGCAGGGTTTCTACTGGTGGGAAGTCGACGTCACGTATTACATTCTAAAGGTGATGTCGTGGCTTGGAATTGTTTGGGACCTTCGCCCCGTCCCCCAGCATCTGCTGGATGAAGGCCGGATCGTACGGCCGGAGCGCGCGCTGACTACAGCGAAGATCACGACTGTGATTCGCGAGGCGATCCCGCAGCCTCCGGTCGCCGATGAGGGAGCCAGCGGATAG
- a CDS encoding rubrerythrin family protein: MKSLKGSKTHQNLKDAFAGESQANRRYLYFAKVADVEGQPEIAGLFRDTAEGETGHAHGHLDYLKSVGDPVTDQPIGDSHSNLKSAVHGETYEYTDMYPGMAKTARDEGYPEIADWFETLAKAEKSHAGRFAKAADTL; encoded by the coding sequence GTGAAATCACTCAAAGGATCAAAGACTCATCAGAATCTCAAGGACGCTTTCGCGGGTGAGAGCCAGGCCAACCGCCGCTACCTCTACTTCGCGAAGGTCGCCGACGTCGAGGGTCAGCCCGAGATCGCGGGCTTGTTCCGCGACACCGCCGAGGGCGAGACCGGCCATGCGCACGGCCATCTCGACTATCTCAAGTCGGTGGGCGATCCCGTGACCGATCAGCCGATTGGCGATTCGCATTCGAACCTGAAGAGCGCCGTGCACGGCGAGACCTACGAGTACACCGACATGTATCCGGGGATGGCCAAGACCGCGCGCGACGAGGGTTACCCCGAGATCGCCGACTGGTTCGAGACGCTGGCCAAGGCCGAGAAGTCGCACGCCGGACGTTTCGCCAAGGCTGCCGACACTCTATAA
- the thiD gene encoding bifunctional hydroxymethylpyrimidine kinase/phosphomethylpyrimidine kinase, producing MITPVALTIAGSDSGGGAGIQADLKTFAAFGVFGTSVLTALTAQNTRGVTAISNVAPDFVAAQLDAVASDFHIAAAKTGMLSRAAIIEVVADRIRAHKITNLVVDPVMAAASGDVLLEPDAIAKMRDAMLPLAVIVTPNLREAELLTSRSVRTLDEMADAARAIVQMGARAALVKGGALVGAAIDVFFDGRTVRELLGPRIEVERVHGAGCTLSAAIAAGLARGRSLDYAVETAKAFVRRAIETSPQIGQGARPLNHLIAPPGIDRTSR from the coding sequence ATGATCACGCCGGTCGCGCTCACGATCGCGGGCTCGGATTCCGGCGGCGGCGCCGGAATCCAGGCCGACCTCAAGACCTTCGCCGCGTTCGGTGTGTTCGGCACCTCGGTGCTGACCGCGCTTACCGCGCAGAACACGCGCGGCGTAACCGCGATCTCAAACGTTGCGCCCGATTTCGTTGCCGCGCAGCTCGATGCGGTCGCGAGCGACTTTCACATCGCCGCGGCCAAAACCGGGATGCTCTCGCGCGCGGCGATTATCGAAGTCGTCGCCGACCGCATCCGCGCGCACAAGATAACCAACCTGGTAGTGGATCCCGTGATGGCGGCGGCGAGCGGCGACGTGCTGCTCGAGCCGGACGCGATCGCGAAGATGCGCGACGCGATGCTTCCGCTCGCCGTCATCGTGACGCCGAATCTGCGCGAGGCGGAATTGCTCACGAGCCGCAGCGTCCGCACGCTCGATGAAATGGCTGATGCGGCGCGCGCGATCGTGCAGATGGGTGCGCGGGCCGCGCTGGTCAAGGGCGGAGCGCTGGTCGGCGCCGCGATCGATGTCTTCTTCGACGGGCGCACCGTGCGCGAGTTGCTCGGCCCTCGGATTGAGGTCGAGCGCGTGCACGGGGCAGGATGCACGCTGTCTGCGGCGATCGCAGCCGGGCTCGCGCGCGGCAGATCGCTCGACTACGCGGTCGAGACGGCGAAGGCGTTCGTGCGCCGCGCGATCGAAACCTCGCCGCAGATCGGTCAGGGCGCGCGCCCCCTCAACCATCTGATCGCTCCGCCGGGCATCGACAGGACCTCGCGATGA